One window of the Macaca thibetana thibetana isolate TM-01 chromosome 1, ASM2454274v1, whole genome shotgun sequence genome contains the following:
- the LOC126943444 gene encoding olfactory receptor 14I1-like — MDNITIFTEFLLMDISSSRELQILQGLLFLVIYLGALTGNLITGTVIVIDPHLHSPMYFFISNLSLIDLCCISISVPKLIVNSLTGSKSISLNECAAQIFFYIFFASIELAFLVVMSYDRYVAICHPLHYGLTITPRLCTQAAGASWACGLVYSAIHTGNMFRLPFTKSNVIHQYFCDVPQVMRISSSDVQFSESVILAVSACIVLVCFAFLSMSYINIFSTVLSMHSVEARNKALSTCTPHLVIFVLFVVSGLIAVLGPVANKASLKNLLTAMFYIMVPPFINPIIYSLQNRGINSALGKIFHRYFKFPSRKFS, encoded by the coding sequence ATGGACAACATCACCATCTTCACAGAATTCCTCCTCATGGATATCTCAAGCTCCCGGGAGCTCCAAATTTTGCAGGGTCTGCTGTTCTTAGTCATATATCTGGGAGCCTTGACTGGGAATCTTATAACGGGTACGGTCATTGTGATAGACCCACATCTTCATTCTCCAATGTACTTTTTTATAAGCAATTTGTCCCTCATAGACCTTTGCTGCATCTCAATAAGTGTTCCCAAGTTGATTGTGAATTCCCTGACAGGTAGTAAGTCAATCTCACTCAACGAATGTGcagctcagatttttttttatattttctttgcatcTATAGAGCTTGCTTTCCTTGTGGTGATGTCCTATGACCGCTATGTTGCCATTTGCCACCCTCTGCATTACGGGTTGACCATCACCCCACGTCTGTGCACACAGGCAGCAGGTGCTTCTTGGGCCTGTGGTCTGGTCTATTCAGCGATCCACACAGGCAACATGTTCAGGCTTCCCTTTACAAAGTCCAATGTGATTCATCAATATTTCTGTGATGTACCTCAAGTTATGAGAATCTCATCCTCAGATGTTCAGTTTTCTGAATCTGTGATCCTTGCTGTAAGTGCTTGCATTGTTTTAGTATGTTTCGCCTTCTTGTCTATGtcatacattaatatattttcaactGTGCTTAGTATGCATTCTGTGGAAGCTCGCAATAAAGCCTTATCCACCTGTACTCCACACttggtcatttttgttttgtttgtagtaTCTGGATTAATTGCTGTTTTAGGGCCCGTTGCAAATAAAGCATCCCTTAAAAATCTTCTGACAGCCATGTTTTATATCATGGTGCCCCCATTCATAAATCCCATTATCTACAGTCTACAGAACAGGGGGATTAACTCTGCTTTAGGCAAAATATTCCACAGATATTTTAAGTTCCCAAGCAGAAaattttcttga